The following coding sequences are from one Microtus ochrogaster isolate Prairie Vole_2 chromosome 14 unlocalized genomic scaffold, MicOch1.0 chr14_random_1, whole genome shotgun sequence window:
- the Lin7c gene encoding protein lin-7 homolog C, whose translation MAALGEPVRLERDICRAIELLEKLQRSGEVPPQKLQALQRVLQSEFCNAVREVYEHVYETVDISSSPEVRANATAKATVAAFAASEGHSHPRVVELPKTEEGLGFNIMGGKEQNSPIYISRIIPGGIADRHGGLKRGDQLLSVNGVSVEGEHHEKAVELLKAAQGKVKLVVRYTPKVLEEMESRFEKMRSAKRRQQT comes from the exons ATGGCGGCGCTGGGGGAACCTGTCCGGCTGGAGAGGG ATATCTGCAGAGCGATTGAATTGTTGGAAAAACTACAAAGGAGTGGAGAGGTGCCACCACAGAAACTTCAGGCTTTGCAAAGAGTCCTTCAGAGTGAGTTCTGCAATGCTGTGAGGGAG GTGTATGAGCATGTTTATGAAACTGTAGACATCAGTAGCAGCCCTGAAGTGAGAGCTAATGCAACTGCAAAG GCTACTGTTGCTGCATTTGCTGCCAGTGAAGGGCACTCCCACCCCCGAGTTGTTGAGTTACCCAAAACAGAAGAAGGCCTTGGATTCAATATCATGGGAGGCAAAGAACAAAACTCACCAATCTATATCTCACGAATAATTCCGGGTGGAATTGCTGACAGACATGGGGGCCTCAAGCGAGGAGATCAGCTACTTTCTGTTAACGGAGTG AGTGTTGAAGGAGAGCATCATGAGAAAGCTGTGGAACTACTGAAAGCAGCGCAAGGGAAGGTTAAATTAGTGGTGCGGTATACACCAAAGGTCTTGGAAGAAATGGAATCACGCTTTGAAAAAATGAGATCGGCAAAACGCAGACAACAAACCTaa